A genomic segment from Candidatus Cybelea sp. encodes:
- the gyrB gene encoding DNA topoisomerase (ATP-hydrolyzing) subunit B, protein MSTNYTGEQIEVLRGLEAVRKRPGMYVGNTAERGLHQLVYEAVDNAVDEALAGYAHNVRVVLYADGSCSVEDDGRGIPTDIHAEEKMPAVEVVMTILHAGAKFGKGGYKVSGGLHGVGISVVNGLSEWMLTQVKRDGFLWEMRFARGITVQKLKKAARAEGTGTLQWFKPDPEIFEVSEFHWDILQKRLRELAFLNRGLAITLRDERGETPRERSYTFDGGIVSFVEWLNEKKDTLAPIISTHAERDGVDVEVAMQYTDSYADQIYSYANNIGTIEGGMHLQGFRQAVTNAVNSYARKRGLLKESDSSLSTDDIMEGLTAVVSVKLQDPQFEGQTKTKLGNARVRSIVAGLVSERLDFFLEENPKYARAIVEKCMQAQRARDAAKKARDLSRRKNALEGSGLPGKLVDCKNANAAESELFLVEGDSAGGTAKGGRDPNNQAILPLRGKILNVEKARLDKVLANEEIRTMITALGTGFGDEFNVQKLRYHKIIIMTDADVDGSHIRTLLLTFFYRQMKPLVEEGHVFIAQPPLYGIRKGKKQWWAFSEAELKAIVGEDGKDYAIQQYKGLGEMDAEQLAETTMEVGHRRLKQITVEDVVEAEQIFTDLMGDKVEPRKQYIFEYAKSVKNLDL, encoded by the coding sequence ATGTCGACGAATTATACAGGCGAGCAGATCGAGGTTTTACGCGGGCTGGAGGCGGTACGCAAGCGCCCGGGCATGTACGTGGGCAATACGGCCGAACGCGGTCTCCACCAGCTCGTCTACGAAGCCGTCGACAACGCCGTCGACGAGGCACTCGCGGGCTACGCCCACAACGTGCGCGTCGTCCTGTACGCGGACGGCTCGTGCTCGGTCGAAGACGACGGGCGCGGCATTCCAACCGACATTCACGCCGAAGAGAAGATGCCCGCCGTCGAGGTCGTTATGACGATTCTCCATGCCGGCGCCAAGTTCGGAAAAGGCGGCTACAAGGTGTCCGGCGGTTTGCACGGCGTCGGCATCTCCGTCGTCAACGGGCTCTCGGAGTGGATGCTGACGCAGGTAAAGCGCGACGGCTTTCTGTGGGAGATGAGGTTCGCGCGCGGCATTACCGTTCAAAAGCTCAAGAAGGCTGCGAGAGCCGAGGGAACCGGTACGCTCCAGTGGTTCAAGCCGGATCCAGAGATCTTCGAGGTCAGCGAGTTCCACTGGGACATCCTGCAGAAGCGGCTGCGCGAACTGGCGTTTTTGAACCGGGGGCTCGCGATCACGCTGCGCGACGAACGCGGTGAGACGCCGCGCGAGCGAAGCTACACGTTCGACGGCGGGATCGTTTCGTTCGTCGAGTGGCTCAACGAAAAGAAGGATACGCTGGCGCCGATCATTTCGACCCATGCGGAGCGCGACGGCGTCGACGTCGAAGTGGCGATGCAGTACACCGACTCGTACGCCGATCAAATTTACTCCTACGCCAACAATATCGGGACGATCGAGGGCGGAATGCACCTGCAAGGCTTCCGTCAGGCCGTTACCAATGCGGTCAACTCGTACGCGCGCAAGCGCGGTCTCCTCAAGGAATCCGACAGCTCGCTTTCGACCGACGACATCATGGAAGGGCTGACGGCCGTCGTATCGGTGAAGCTGCAGGATCCGCAGTTCGAAGGTCAGACGAAGACCAAGCTCGGCAATGCGAGGGTGCGCAGCATCGTGGCGGGCCTCGTCTCCGAACGCCTCGACTTCTTTCTCGAAGAGAATCCGAAGTACGCACGCGCGATCGTAGAAAAGTGCATGCAGGCGCAGCGCGCCCGCGACGCAGCGAAGAAAGCGCGCGACCTCTCGCGGCGCAAGAACGCGCTCGAGGGTTCGGGCCTGCCCGGCAAGCTGGTCGACTGCAAGAACGCCAACGCCGCCGAGAGCGAGCTGTTTCTCGTAGAAGGCGATTCGGCCGGCGGAACCGCAAAGGGCGGCCGCGACCCAAACAATCAAGCGATCCTGCCGCTGCGCGGCAAAATTCTCAACGTCGAGAAAGCGCGTCTGGATAAGGTCCTCGCCAACGAAGAGATTCGCACGATGATCACCGCGCTCGGCACCGGTTTCGGAGACGAGTTCAACGTGCAGAAGCTGCGCTACCACAAGATCATCATCATGACCGACGCCGACGTCGACGGATCTCATATCCGCACGCTGCTGCTTACCTTCTTCTACCGCCAGATGAAGCCGCTCGTCGAGGAAGGGCACGTATTCATCGCTCAGCCGCCGCTTTACGGCATCCGAAAAGGGAAAAAGCAGTGGTGGGCCTTCAGCGAAGCGGAGCTCAAAGCGATCGTCGGCGAGGACGGCAAAGACTACGCGATTCAGCAATACAAGGGCCTGGGTGAAATGGATGCCGAGCAGCTGGCCGAGACGACGATGGAAGTGGGGCACCGCCGCCTCAAACAGATTACGGTCGAAGACGTCGTTGAGGCCGAGCAAATCTTCACGGACTTGATGGGCGACAAAGTCGAGCCGCGCAAGCAGTATATCTTCGAGTACGCCAAGAGCGTAAAGAATCTCGATCTGTAA
- a CDS encoding DUF721 domain-containing protein: protein MLKLSQAISGWTPADARSVSDPLSLLQAGWGEIVGAEVAKNSSPSRVVDGTLIVVTRSAAWSHQLSFLAERVRDAVAARLPSAGIERLRFRVGALPKRTGAPLPNRDRAAPQRAAQPPAASADHALERFARNVDAVRRAKRAAGWKECEGCGALVAPAREQYCVTCSAARLQKRALATARLLFEAPWLGFVGTAELVDGLCKREYESLRSQLLKRWWGMLEQTRLAGRLSRDGRERQVASSYVVLRSKLPPEEIAPATVRNVLGDELHDLLYANE, encoded by the coding sequence GTGCTGAAACTCTCCCAGGCGATCTCGGGCTGGACGCCGGCCGACGCGCGCTCCGTCTCCGATCCGTTGAGCCTGCTGCAGGCCGGCTGGGGCGAGATCGTCGGCGCCGAGGTCGCCAAAAACTCCAGCCCTTCGCGCGTCGTGGACGGTACGTTGATCGTCGTTACGCGTTCTGCGGCGTGGAGCCACCAACTGAGCTTCCTTGCCGAGCGCGTCCGCGACGCCGTAGCCGCCAGGCTGCCGAGCGCCGGAATCGAACGGCTGCGCTTCCGCGTGGGAGCCTTGCCCAAGCGTACCGGCGCGCCGCTGCCCAATCGCGACCGGGCTGCGCCGCAGCGCGCCGCGCAGCCGCCGGCGGCGAGCGCGGACCACGCGTTGGAGCGCTTTGCGCGCAACGTCGATGCCGTGCGGCGGGCCAAGCGGGCAGCCGGGTGGAAGGAATGCGAGGGATGCGGCGCGCTCGTCGCGCCTGCGCGAGAGCAATATTGCGTCACGTGCAGCGCGGCCCGTCTCCAAAAGCGTGCGCTCGCAACGGCGCGCCTGCTCTTCGAAGCTCCCTGGCTGGGTTTCGTTGGAACGGCCGAGCTCGTCGATGGGTTATGCAAGAGGGAATACGAGAGCCTTCGGAGCCAGCTGCTCAAACGCTGGTGGGGAATGCTCGAGCAAACGAGGCTCGCCGGACGCCTGTCGCGCGATGGCCGCGAGCGGCAGGTTGCGAGTTCGTACGTCGTCCTGCGAAGCAAACTTCCGCCGGAAGAGATTGCCCCGGCAACCGTGCGCAACGTCTTGGGCGACGAGCTGCACGATTTACTTTACGCTAACGAATAA
- the recF gene encoding DNA replication/repair protein RecF, producing MLLQHLTLSNFRNYAQLDLQPAGGLNVYVGANAQGKSNLLEGIAMLGTGKSFRTSHEGDAVRSGSETAIVRGEALLRAGRVELVCTIEKSARGTRKSYTVNGGGVRYAGYLGRIRVVTFVPADLQLAGGTPGVRRAFLNVALSQTEARYYHELARYRKAVQQKNALLRGTVAPDAELLAVYERTLIDAGTEIMLAREGLIAALARAAGRAHARFAGNERLDVTYEPNVLFERASREAIAASFELRLEQTREAERTRKTSLTGPHRDDMGLSLDGASLAAYGSQGQQRTAVLALKIAEYSVMRERSDEAPLLLLDDVLSELDEDRAAALLAEIGEYDQAFVTATHLPAGLHSGACVARVQEACIEAYAAC from the coding sequence GTGCTCCTGCAGCACTTAACGCTATCAAACTTTCGCAACTACGCGCAACTCGATCTCCAACCCGCCGGCGGATTGAACGTCTACGTCGGAGCCAACGCGCAGGGGAAGAGCAACCTGCTCGAAGGCATCGCGATGCTCGGCACGGGCAAATCGTTCCGCACGTCGCATGAGGGTGACGCGGTGCGCAGCGGAAGTGAAACGGCGATCGTGCGGGGAGAGGCATTGCTGCGCGCAGGACGGGTCGAGCTGGTCTGCACGATCGAGAAAAGTGCGCGCGGTACGAGAAAGAGTTACACGGTCAACGGCGGCGGCGTTCGCTATGCGGGCTATTTGGGGCGCATTCGCGTCGTTACGTTCGTGCCGGCGGATCTGCAGCTGGCGGGGGGCACCCCGGGCGTACGCCGGGCCTTCCTCAACGTCGCGCTTTCGCAGACCGAGGCGCGTTACTATCACGAGTTGGCGCGGTATCGCAAAGCCGTCCAGCAGAAAAACGCGCTCCTGCGCGGCACCGTCGCGCCCGATGCCGAACTGCTCGCCGTTTACGAGCGCACGCTGATCGATGCGGGAACCGAAATCATGCTGGCCAGAGAAGGCCTGATCGCGGCACTCGCGCGCGCGGCCGGCCGGGCACACGCGCGTTTTGCCGGAAACGAACGTCTCGACGTAACCTACGAGCCGAACGTTCTCTTCGAGCGCGCCTCGCGTGAAGCGATTGCGGCGTCGTTCGAACTACGTCTCGAGCAGACGCGGGAGGCCGAGCGCACGCGCAAGACGTCGCTGACCGGTCCGCACCGCGACGATATGGGGCTTTCGCTCGACGGCGCATCGCTGGCTGCGTACGGCTCGCAGGGTCAGCAGCGCACCGCGGTGCTCGCGCTCAAGATTGCCGAGTATTCGGTGATGCGCGAACGCTCGGACGAGGCACCGCTCTTGTTGCTCGACGACGTGCTCTCCGAGCTCGACGAAGATCGCGCGGCGGCGCTGCTCGCGGAGATCGGCGAGTACGACCAAGCCTTCGTGACGGCGACCCACTTGCCGGCCGGCCTTCACTCCGGTGCGTGCGTCGCGCGGGTGCAGGAGGCTTGCATCGAGGCGTACGCAGCGTGCTGA
- the dnaN gene encoding DNA polymerase III subunit beta: MRFACTSKDIAAAVGAASKVVNAHTTVPILSNVLLQADGDKIAVRATDLELTLEHAFPAQVSEGGSVTIPAKLFASYLGNLAAGTLEVTGTPTRASVKCDRSNYDFHALPPEEYPPLPAAARGSHFTIAGKRLRDGIDATIFAASGEEARGAVLMGTLLEVEGKALTMVATDGYRLAKFATTLDEGMSGPEKFIVPSRALAEVARNLGGGDEIAVNALGAQSNQLQMSGGDVSITVRLVDGQYPNYQQVIPAKFDRTVTAGTAQLIGSLRRAELVAGDRASMVKLSVANQTLIVTASSDVSGNAYEEVEVEQTGEDLAIAFNARYLVEILNHIKSEKVVMEFLGPLSPAAIRPLDPLESGQQLYVLMPLRQ, encoded by the coding sequence ATGAGATTCGCCTGTACTTCCAAAGACATCGCGGCCGCAGTCGGAGCCGCCAGCAAAGTCGTCAACGCGCACACGACGGTCCCCATTCTCTCGAACGTTTTGCTGCAAGCCGACGGCGACAAGATCGCGGTGCGGGCGACGGATCTCGAACTGACCCTCGAACACGCCTTCCCGGCGCAGGTTAGCGAAGGCGGCTCGGTCACCATACCGGCAAAGCTCTTCGCGAGCTACCTCGGCAACCTGGCCGCGGGAACGCTGGAGGTAACGGGAACGCCCACGCGAGCGAGCGTGAAGTGCGACCGGAGCAACTACGATTTCCATGCCTTGCCGCCCGAAGAGTATCCGCCGCTGCCGGCCGCCGCGCGCGGCTCACACTTCACGATCGCCGGCAAACGCCTGCGAGACGGCATCGATGCGACGATCTTTGCGGCCTCGGGTGAAGAGGCTCGCGGCGCCGTGCTGATGGGCACCCTCCTCGAGGTGGAGGGAAAAGCGCTGACGATGGTCGCGACCGACGGCTACCGGCTTGCGAAGTTCGCGACGACCCTCGACGAGGGGATGAGCGGCCCCGAGAAGTTCATCGTGCCCTCGCGGGCGCTGGCCGAAGTGGCGCGTAATCTCGGCGGCGGTGACGAGATCGCGGTTAACGCGCTCGGCGCCCAGAGCAACCAACTGCAGATGAGCGGCGGCGACGTCTCGATCACGGTTCGTCTGGTCGACGGCCAATACCCGAACTACCAGCAGGTTATTCCAGCGAAGTTCGACCGCACGGTAACCGCAGGCACGGCCCAGCTGATCGGAAGCCTGCGCCGGGCAGAGCTCGTTGCCGGCGATCGCGCCAGCATGGTGAAGCTTTCGGTCGCCAACCAAACGCTGATCGTCACGGCCAGCTCCGACGTCTCGGGCAACGCGTACGAAGAGGTGGAGGTCGAGCAGACCGGCGAGGATCTGGCGATCGCCTTCAACGCGCGCTATCTCGTCGAGATTCTCAACCATATCAAGAGCGAGAAGGTCGTGATGGAGTTTCTCGGTCCGCTCTCGCCCGCGGCGATCCGGCCGCTCGATCCGCTCGAGAGCGGGCAGCAGCTCTACGTGCTGATGCCGCTGCGGCAGTGA
- the dnaA gene encoding chromosomal replication initiator protein DnaA, with the protein MALAINSDISNELWQAALDTLERTFSKPVFEMWIKPIRFISFHGNELHLAVHSKFAQDWVGSKLRPQMIGVLSELFGTSVELRLSVADPVEAARPVPVAGTGPLEEFRTANLNARYTFEEFVVGNSNRFAHAAAQAVAGAPAHAYNPLFLYGGVGLGKTHLMHAIGHRVIQDNLAANVVYLTCEKFTNEFIIALQNNRTPEFRNRYRQVDVLLIDDIQFLAGKETTQEEFFHTFNALHESGRQLIISSDRPPKEIQTLEARLRSRFEWGLLTDIQAPDLETREAILRKKAGSENIPVPDEVTSFIAKVIPSNIRELEGALIRVIAYASLTKAPITTDLAADVLKSAVAAAPLHRITIGKIKETVASAHGLTVKEMDNGRRDQRLAAPRQIAMYIATELTNYSLPQIAREFGKKDHTTVMYARDKIKDQMQRDEAYRNKIRQLIAMCQNP; encoded by the coding sequence ATGGCGCTTGCGATCAACTCGGACATCTCCAACGAGCTTTGGCAGGCCGCGCTCGATACGTTGGAACGGACCTTCTCGAAGCCCGTTTTCGAGATGTGGATCAAACCTATTCGGTTCATATCATTCCACGGCAACGAACTGCACCTCGCGGTGCACAGCAAGTTCGCTCAGGACTGGGTCGGAAGCAAGCTTCGTCCCCAGATGATCGGCGTTTTGAGCGAACTCTTCGGCACGAGCGTCGAGCTGCGGCTTTCGGTTGCCGATCCGGTAGAGGCGGCTCGCCCGGTACCCGTTGCGGGAACTGGCCCGCTTGAAGAGTTCCGCACCGCCAATCTTAATGCTCGCTATACGTTCGAAGAGTTCGTCGTCGGCAATTCCAACCGCTTCGCGCACGCCGCGGCACAAGCCGTTGCCGGCGCGCCGGCGCACGCCTATAACCCGCTCTTTCTGTACGGCGGAGTCGGCCTGGGCAAGACGCACTTGATGCACGCAATCGGCCACCGCGTCATTCAAGACAATTTAGCGGCGAACGTCGTCTACCTCACGTGCGAGAAGTTCACCAACGAGTTCATCATCGCGCTACAGAACAACCGCACGCCGGAGTTTCGCAACCGCTACCGTCAGGTCGACGTGCTGCTCATCGACGACATCCAATTTCTCGCCGGCAAAGAGACGACTCAAGAAGAGTTCTTTCACACGTTCAACGCGCTGCACGAGTCCGGGCGTCAGCTGATCATCTCCTCGGACCGGCCGCCCAAAGAGATCCAAACCCTCGAGGCGCGACTGCGCTCGCGATTCGAATGGGGCTTGCTAACCGACATTCAGGCGCCCGATCTCGAGACTCGCGAGGCAATTCTGCGCAAGAAGGCCGGCAGCGAGAACATCCCGGTTCCCGACGAGGTCACCTCGTTTATTGCCAAAGTGATTCCGTCGAATATCCGCGAGCTCGAGGGCGCCCTGATCCGTGTCATCGCGTACGCTTCTTTGACCAAAGCGCCGATCACGACCGATCTCGCCGCCGACGTCCTCAAGAGCGCCGTCGCGGCGGCGCCGCTGCACCGCATTACGATCGGCAAGATCAAAGAGACGGTGGCGAGCGCGCACGGGCTGACGGTCAAAGAGATGGACAACGGGCGGCGCGACCAGCGGCTTGCGGCGCCCCGCCAGATTGCGATGTACATCGCGACCGAGCTGACCAACTACTCCTTGCCGCAGATCGCGCGCGAGTTCGGCAAGAAGGATCACACGACGGTCATGTACGCTCGCGACAAGATCAAAGACCAGATGCAGCGGGATGAAGCCTACCGCAATAAGATCCGGCAGCTCATCGCAATGTGCCAGAACCCTTGA
- a CDS encoding P63C domain-containing protein — MHRYGYACNSRKYLYNASMSDDMHKEKHVREGRRKGGDARARSLAPTERSEIARRAAIARWDPDIPEAIYGSADRLLHLGDVELDCYVLATEERVFSQRGMMQALALTIRGGELRRFVAQAGLTPHLSEEARDALAKPREFRRRGGGPLVKGYPVTLLVDICTAILDADRANGLPKHYELSRIRAEIIIRAVAKVGIIALVDEVTGYQDIRHREALQAILDRYLRREFAAWAKRFPDDFYKELFRLRGWEWEGPGKSGHAVAHSTNDLVYARIAPELLTQLQRLNPRENNRRRAKHHQWLTDDIGLPALERHLYAVTGLMRAADSWLDFKRMVDRALPLKDPYVDLPLFDYERDNPDE; from the coding sequence ATGCATCGCTATGGTTATGCTTGCAATTCCAGAAAATACCTCTATAATGCAAGCATGAGCGACGATATGCATAAGGAAAAGCACGTGCGGGAAGGGCGGCGGAAAGGGGGCGATGCGCGTGCCCGATCCCTCGCGCCGACTGAGCGTTCTGAGATCGCGAGACGCGCCGCTATCGCTCGATGGGACCCGGACATTCCTGAAGCTATTTATGGCAGCGCCGACCGATTGCTTCACCTCGGAGACGTTGAACTCGATTGCTACGTACTGGCGACTGAGGAACGCGTCTTTTCCCAACGCGGAATGATGCAGGCTCTTGCCCTGACGATCCGCGGCGGAGAGTTGAGGCGTTTCGTAGCGCAAGCCGGGCTCACTCCGCACCTCTCTGAGGAGGCGCGTGACGCACTCGCAAAACCGCGCGAATTTCGCCGCCGCGGAGGGGGCCCATTAGTTAAGGGTTATCCGGTGACGCTGCTGGTGGACATATGCACGGCGATCCTCGATGCCGATCGGGCCAACGGACTACCAAAGCACTATGAACTCTCGCGCATTCGCGCAGAAATTATAATTAGAGCGGTTGCCAAGGTTGGCATCATTGCGCTCGTTGACGAGGTTACAGGTTATCAAGACATTCGGCACCGTGAGGCCCTCCAAGCTATTCTCGATAGATACTTACGCCGAGAATTCGCAGCCTGGGCAAAGAGATTCCCCGATGATTTCTACAAGGAATTGTTCCGGTTGCGTGGATGGGAATGGGAAGGGCCAGGCAAATCTGGTCATGCCGTGGCTCACTCCACGAATGATCTTGTTTATGCTCGGATAGCGCCAGAACTCTTAACCCAGTTGCAGCGTCTTAATCCGCGTGAAAATAATCGCCGTCGCGCAAAGCATCACCAATGGCTTACGGACGATATCGGACTACCCGCATTGGAGAGACACCTTTACGCCGTGACGGGGCTCATGCGAGCAGCGGATTCATGGCTGGATTTTAAGCGGATGGTAGACCGGGCGTTGCCTCTCAAGGACCCCTACGTGGATCTTCCCTTATTCGATTACGAAAGGGACAATCCCGACGAATAG
- a CDS encoding IS1 family transposase: MNRLPLAKRVQVLSCLVEGNSIRGTCRLVGVDKKTILRLLEDVGDACAAYHHEAIRDLTCVRVQCDEIWSYCHAKERNLKPQYRDHADYGDLWTWIGMDADSKLIVSWLLGKRTPRDAYRFMRDLASRIKSFVQISTDGLAIYKDNIKRAFKHRADYGTEVKVFGIEDARQEPDRKYSPLVVKEMRRTAVLGAPDPDHISTSFVERQNLNMRMSMRRFTRLTNAFSKKAQNLHRSLAIYVMHYNFVRRHQTLKTTPAIAHGVTDRQWTLADLANLPDLMREGIAA, translated from the coding sequence ATGAATCGGCTTCCCTTAGCAAAACGTGTTCAGGTCCTCTCCTGCCTGGTAGAAGGCAACTCGATCCGTGGGACTTGCCGGCTGGTCGGCGTGGACAAGAAAACGATCCTGCGGCTTCTGGAGGACGTAGGCGATGCTTGCGCCGCCTATCACCATGAGGCGATCCGCGACTTAACCTGCGTTCGCGTTCAATGCGATGAGATATGGTCATACTGTCACGCCAAAGAGCGCAACCTGAAACCGCAGTACCGAGACCACGCCGACTATGGCGACCTTTGGACCTGGATCGGAATGGATGCGGATAGCAAGTTAATCGTTTCGTGGCTGCTCGGAAAACGGACCCCACGGGATGCATACCGATTCATGCGTGACCTTGCTAGCAGGATTAAGTCCTTTGTTCAAATTTCCACGGACGGATTAGCGATATACAAAGACAATATCAAACGAGCATTTAAGCACCGCGCCGATTACGGGACCGAGGTCAAGGTTTTCGGCATTGAGGATGCGCGGCAGGAGCCGGATCGTAAATACAGTCCCTTGGTGGTCAAGGAAATGCGCCGCACGGCGGTTTTAGGTGCGCCTGATCCTGACCATATCTCAACGTCCTTCGTAGAACGGCAAAACCTTAATATGCGTATGTCAATGCGCCGGTTCACGCGGCTAACCAATGCGTTCTCGAAAAAGGCGCAGAACCTACACCGCTCGCTTGCGATCTACGTCATGCATTATAATTTTGTCCGGCGGCATCAAACGCTGAAGACTACACCGGCGATAGCGCATGGCGTAACGGATCGTCAATGGACGTTAGCGGACTTGGCGAACCTGCCCGACCTCATGCGTGAAGGTATAGCGGCCTAG
- the rpmA gene encoding 50S ribosomal protein L27, protein MFDFDLQLFASKKGAGSTRNGRDSNAQRLGVKRFGGERVVAGNILVRQRGTHFYPGTNVGMGRDHTLFALVEGVVQFSVSRDRQQISVVPAA, encoded by the coding sequence ATGTTCGATTTCGATCTGCAGCTGTTTGCGTCCAAAAAGGGTGCCGGCTCGACCCGCAACGGGCGGGATTCCAACGCGCAGCGTCTGGGAGTCAAGCGCTTCGGCGGCGAGCGGGTAGTCGCCGGCAACATCCTGGTTCGCCAGCGCGGGACGCACTTCTACCCCGGCACCAATGTCGGGATGGGGCGCGACCACACGCTTTTTGCACTCGTCGAGGGGGTCGTGCAGTTCAGCGTGAGCCGCGACCGCCAGCAGATTTCGGTAGTCCCTGCCGCGTAA
- the obgE gene encoding GTPase ObgE: MQFIDEAEIDVAAGDGGDGIVAWRREKYVPKGGPAGGDGGHGGSIYLEATAELSTLVEFRFRRTFSAESGKAGGTSKKSGKSGADLTVAVPVGTLVFGRAGDSPESVVADLAHAGARLLVAKGGRGGLGNQHFATSVRQAPRFAERGAPGERAHLRLELKLLADCGIIGVPNAGKSTLLSVVSSARPKIADYPFTTLEPQLGVVRVSDEESYVMVDVPGLIEGAHEGAGLGDLFLRHVERTRVLLHLLDGSKPLDEILADKETIEHELHAWNPRLLEKPAMLVLNKLDLPNARECFSELQSRFPGVRGISAATHDGVRELVLEVWRTIESAPLPEIVAPQAVRIELRSPDAFAIERQDDGAFVVSGERVERLAAMTNFESDEGLARFERALGKMGVEKRLVELGAQEGDTVRIGPYEFTYS; the protein is encoded by the coding sequence GTGCAGTTTATCGACGAAGCCGAGATCGATGTCGCCGCCGGCGACGGCGGTGACGGCATCGTCGCCTGGCGCCGCGAGAAGTACGTGCCGAAGGGTGGGCCGGCCGGCGGAGACGGAGGCCATGGCGGAAGCATCTACCTCGAAGCGACCGCGGAGCTGTCGACGCTCGTCGAGTTTCGCTTTCGCCGCACCTTTTCGGCTGAATCGGGCAAAGCCGGCGGCACCTCGAAGAAATCTGGAAAGAGCGGCGCGGATTTGACGGTCGCCGTCCCGGTCGGCACGCTCGTCTTTGGACGCGCCGGGGACTCACCCGAATCAGTCGTGGCCGATCTTGCGCACGCGGGTGCGCGGCTATTAGTCGCTAAGGGCGGGCGCGGCGGACTGGGCAATCAGCACTTTGCGACGAGCGTTCGTCAAGCGCCGCGTTTTGCCGAACGGGGTGCGCCCGGCGAGCGCGCGCACCTGCGTTTGGAACTCAAGCTCCTCGCCGACTGCGGGATCATCGGCGTCCCCAACGCGGGGAAATCTACCCTGCTCTCGGTCGTATCGTCGGCTCGGCCGAAGATCGCCGACTATCCCTTCACCACGCTCGAGCCGCAGCTCGGCGTCGTGCGCGTCTCCGATGAGGAATCGTACGTCATGGTCGACGTGCCGGGGCTAATCGAGGGCGCACACGAAGGCGCCGGCCTCGGCGACCTCTTCCTGCGGCACGTCGAACGTACGCGCGTTTTGCTGCACTTGCTCGACGGCTCGAAGCCGCTCGACGAGATTCTCGCCGATAAGGAAACGATCGAACACGAACTGCACGCGTGGAATCCGCGATTGCTGGAAAAGCCGGCGATGCTCGTGCTCAACAAGCTCGATCTGCCGAATGCGCGCGAGTGCTTTTCCGAGCTGCAGTCGCGTTTTCCGGGCGTTCGAGGTATCAGCGCCGCGACGCACGACGGCGTGCGCGAACTCGTGCTCGAGGTTTGGCGCACGATCGAATCGGCGCCATTACCCGAGATCGTCGCGCCGCAAGCGGTGCGCATCGAGCTGCGATCTCCCGATGCGTTCGCGATCGAGCGACAGGACGACGGAGCCTTCGTCGTTAGCGGCGAGCGCGTCGAACGACTGGCGGCGATGACGAACTTCGAATCCGACGAGGGGCTCGCGCGATTCGAGCGCGCGCTCGGAAAGATGGGCGTCGAGAAGCGGCTGGTCGAGCTCGGCGCGCAGGAAGGGGATACCGTTCGCATCGGGCCGTACGAGTTCACCTACTCATGA
- the nadD gene encoding nicotinate-nucleotide adenylyltransferase codes for MRVGIFGGTFDPIHNAHLFVAESARILERLDRVLFVPTANAHYREKPQTDAAHRCAMILGAIGGNEAFALDDTDLRRDSTGYTADLVPKLRAKFGAELTFIIGADSLVNTPWMRFDEVLEALERFVIAPRAGVRADALARVISAVPAGLRDRVSSLNMPEIPESSTLIRTLISQGRSIRYLVPEPVWQYIVAQRLYGYAAAP; via the coding sequence ATGAGAGTCGGAATTTTTGGGGGAACGTTCGATCCGATTCATAACGCGCATCTCTTCGTTGCAGAATCCGCGCGCATCTTGGAGCGCCTCGACCGCGTCCTGTTCGTTCCCACCGCCAACGCGCACTACCGCGAGAAGCCGCAGACCGACGCGGCGCATCGCTGCGCGATGATTCTCGGCGCGATCGGGGGCAACGAGGCGTTCGCACTCGACGATACGGACCTGCGTCGCGATTCGACCGGATATACCGCCGACTTAGTCCCGAAGCTAAGGGCGAAGTTCGGTGCGGAGCTCACCTTCATCATCGGTGCCGATTCGCTCGTGAATACCCCGTGGATGCGATTCGACGAAGTGCTGGAGGCGCTGGAGCGCTTCGTGATCGCGCCGCGTGCCGGCGTGCGAGCCGATGCTCTCGCGCGGGTTATCTCGGCGGTTCCAGCCGGGCTGCGCGATCGCGTCAGCTCCTTGAACATGCCGGAGATTCCGGAATCGTCGACGTTGATTCGCACCTTGATCTCGCAAGGCCGCAGCATCCGCTATTTGGTGCCCGAACCCGTTTGGCAGTATATCGTCGCGCAGCGCCTGTATGGCTACGCCGCTGCGCCGTAG